The Microbacterium luteum genome includes a region encoding these proteins:
- a CDS encoding MBL fold metallo-hydrolase, whose amino-acid sequence MLLERIYDEDLAQAGYFIGCQAKGEAVVIDARRDIADYLALAAKHGMRIVAVTETHIHADYLSGTRELAAAVGAEVYVSGEGGADWQYGFDARRLYDRDTITIGNITIQARHTPGHTPEHLVFLVTDGAFASEPGYLISGDFVFAGDLGRPDLLDEAAGGVDTRFEGARQLFTSLREVFLTLPDHVQVHPGHGSGSACGKALGALPSTTVGYERANAWWSRHLAADDEQGFIEELLDGQPDAHAYFARMKKQNREGPAVLGERGPVPELAVAEVARRLEADEITFVDTRPPAQAHQGTVAGSLNIPDGSKTATYAAWAYDPEADSRPLVLLAEDQTAAQAIADRLLRVGIDQTAGYVTTIDGLPRFVPPLIEPAELAGFDAALLLDVRQRGEYAAGHIPGATQLSAARVLWHQDELPRSGTIVTYCQSGMRNTVAASALRRAGHAVVELDGSYNAWRAWQETTSETALA is encoded by the coding sequence GTGCTCCTCGAACGCATCTACGACGAGGACCTGGCGCAGGCCGGGTACTTCATCGGCTGCCAGGCCAAGGGCGAGGCGGTGGTGATCGACGCGCGCCGCGACATCGCGGACTACCTGGCGCTCGCGGCCAAGCACGGCATGCGGATCGTCGCAGTGACCGAGACCCACATCCACGCTGACTACCTGTCCGGGACCCGCGAGCTGGCTGCGGCGGTCGGCGCCGAGGTCTACGTCTCCGGCGAGGGCGGCGCGGACTGGCAGTACGGGTTCGACGCCCGGCGTCTGTACGACCGCGACACGATCACGATCGGCAACATCACGATCCAGGCCCGGCACACGCCTGGTCACACTCCTGAGCACCTGGTGTTCCTGGTCACCGACGGCGCCTTCGCCAGCGAGCCCGGCTACCTCATCTCCGGCGACTTCGTGTTCGCCGGGGACCTGGGCCGCCCCGACCTGCTGGACGAGGCCGCGGGCGGGGTCGACACCCGCTTCGAGGGCGCGCGGCAACTGTTCACCAGCTTGCGTGAGGTGTTCCTGACCTTGCCGGATCACGTCCAGGTCCACCCGGGGCACGGCTCCGGCAGTGCGTGCGGCAAGGCGCTCGGCGCGCTGCCCTCGACCACGGTCGGCTACGAACGCGCGAACGCCTGGTGGTCGCGCCACCTGGCTGCCGACGACGAGCAGGGGTTCATCGAGGAGCTGCTCGACGGGCAGCCCGACGCGCACGCCTACTTCGCGAGGATGAAGAAGCAGAACCGCGAGGGTCCCGCCGTGCTGGGCGAGCGCGGCCCGGTGCCCGAGCTGGCCGTAGCGGAGGTGGCGCGGCGGCTGGAGGCCGACGAGATCACCTTCGTCGACACCCGCCCGCCGGCGCAGGCCCATCAGGGCACCGTTGCCGGCTCGCTCAACATCCCCGACGGCTCCAAGACCGCCACCTATGCCGCCTGGGCCTACGATCCCGAGGCCGACTCGCGTCCGCTGGTGCTGCTGGCCGAGGACCAGACCGCCGCCCAGGCGATCGCGGATCGGCTGCTGCGGGTCGGCATCGACCAGACCGCCGGCTACGTCACCACCATCGACGGGCTTCCCCGGTTCGTCCCGCCCCTCATCGAGCCGGCAGAGCTGGCAGGTTTCGATGCCGCGCTGCTGCTGGACGTGCGCCAGCGCGGCGAGTACGCCGCCGGGCACATCCCCGGCGCCACACAGCTCAGCGCCGCACGCGTCCTCTGGCACCAAGACGAGCTGCCGCGCTCCGGCACGATCGTGACCTATTGCCAGTCCGGGATGCGGAACACCGTCGCCGCGAGTGCCCTACGACGCGCCGGGCACGCCGTCGTCGAGCTCGACGGCAGCTATAACGCCTGGCGCGCATGGCAGGAGACCACCAGCGAGACCGCGCTGGCCTGA